One genomic segment of Bradyrhizobium prioriisuperbiae includes these proteins:
- a CDS encoding nitrile hydratase accessory protein, producing MDSQAAARATAAVPGIPRDAEGPVFREPWEAQAFAMAVTLHERGVFSWNEWAAALADEIKTAQADGDPDLGDTYYRHWLATLEKLVVEKQVTTTDTLHRTRDAWDHAADRTPHGAPIVLRPEDFEG from the coding sequence ATCGACAGCCAGGCGGCGGCGCGGGCGACGGCAGCCGTGCCCGGCATTCCCCGGGATGCCGAAGGCCCGGTGTTCCGCGAGCCATGGGAAGCCCAGGCCTTCGCCATGGCGGTGACCCTGCATGAGCGCGGCGTGTTCAGCTGGAATGAGTGGGCGGCGGCGCTGGCGGACGAAATCAAAACGGCGCAAGCCGATGGCGATCCGGATCTCGGCGACACTTATTACCGCCACTGGCTGGCGACGCTGGAAAAGCTGGTGGTGGAGAAACAGGTGACCACGACGGACACCCTGCACCGCACCCGCGACGCCTGGGACCACGCGGCGGATCGCACGCCGCATGGAGCACCGATCGTGCT
- the nthB gene encoding nitrile hydratase subunit beta: MDGAQDMGGLNYGAVEPEPNEPVFHAEWERRAFALTVAMAKPGGWNIDMSRFAREDRPHADYLSKSYYQIWLAGLERLMLERDLVTTDEIEAGHALQPPKPGAAALTRETVLPTLRRGSPTLRVAATPALFKVGDRVRAKQMNPPTHTRLPHYVRGHVGVIDLVHGSHIFPDTHAMGAGEQPQWLYTVRFDGRELWGDKADPTSSVSVDAWESYLDPIPDHA, translated from the coding sequence ATGGACGGCGCGCAGGACATGGGTGGCCTGAACTACGGTGCGGTCGAACCCGAGCCGAACGAGCCGGTGTTCCATGCAGAGTGGGAACGCCGTGCCTTCGCGCTGACCGTGGCGATGGCCAAGCCCGGCGGCTGGAACATCGACATGTCGCGTTTCGCGCGTGAAGATCGCCCGCACGCGGACTATCTCAGCAAGAGTTATTACCAGATCTGGCTCGCGGGCCTGGAGCGCCTGATGCTGGAGCGCGATCTCGTTACGACAGACGAGATCGAGGCCGGACACGCATTGCAGCCGCCGAAACCTGGAGCCGCCGCCCTGACGCGCGAGACGGTGCTGCCGACGCTTCGCCGCGGCAGCCCAACCCTGCGCGTTGCAGCGACGCCGGCGCTGTTCAAGGTGGGCGACCGGGTCCGGGCGAAGCAGATGAACCCACCGACACATACGCGCCTGCCGCACTATGTTCGCGGCCACGTCGGCGTGATCGATCTGGTGCACGGCAGCCACATCTTTCCCGACACCCATGCGATGGGGGCGGGCGAGCAGCCGCAATGGCTCTACACGGTGCGTTTCGACGGCCGTGAGCTGTGGGGCGACAAGGCCGATCCGACCTCCTCGGTCTCGGTCGATGCCTGGGAATCCTATCTGGACCCGATCCCGGATCACGCGTGA
- the nthA gene encoding nitrile hydratase subunit alpha yields MSDHDHHHDHSDLSETELRVHALETVLTEKGYVDPAALDLLIETYETKVGPRNGAQVVARAWTDPDYRARLLADGTTAITEFGFSGRQSEHLVVVENTPGVHNMVVCTLCSCYPWAVLGLPPVWYKSAPYRSRAVIDPRGVLGEFGVTLADNINIRVWDSTSEIRYLVLPQRPAGTDGWSEEQLAELVTRDSMIGTGLPKQPGEVA; encoded by the coding sequence ATGAGCGATCACGATCATCATCACGACCATTCGGACTTGTCGGAGACTGAGCTGCGGGTGCATGCGCTGGAAACCGTGCTCACCGAAAAAGGCTATGTCGATCCGGCCGCGCTCGATCTCTTGATCGAGACCTACGAGACCAAGGTCGGCCCGCGCAACGGCGCGCAAGTGGTGGCGCGGGCCTGGACCGATCCGGATTATCGGGCCCGGCTGCTGGCCGACGGCACCACGGCGATCACCGAGTTCGGCTTCAGCGGCCGCCAGAGCGAACATCTGGTGGTGGTCGAGAACACGCCGGGCGTTCACAACATGGTCGTGTGCACGCTGTGCTCCTGTTATCCATGGGCGGTGCTGGGACTGCCGCCGGTCTGGTACAAGTCGGCGCCCTATCGCTCGCGCGCCGTGATCGACCCGCGCGGCGTGCTCGGCGAATTCGGCGTGACACTCGCCGACAACATCAACATCCGGGTCTGGGATTCCACCTCCGAGATCCGTTACCTGGTGTTGCCGCAGCGGCCCGCCGGCACCGACGGCTGGAGCGAAGAGCAACTCGCCGAACTCGTCACCCGCGACAGCATGATCGGCACCGGATTGCCGAAACAACCGGGCGAGGTTGCCTGA
- a CDS encoding AMP-binding protein produces the protein MLIPLADVPRWYAERKPGDTIAVRHGAQGLTWEQLERGANRRAHAFAARGVKAGDFVAIGLPNSNAFYETSFAIWKLGATPTSLSHRLPRGEAAAILDILKPALVVGGEPDWNAPNSVPQDFVPEGASDEPLDRPVARYWKAMTSGGSTGRPKVILDHQPAVTDTAVAPPLQMQIGAALLNPGPLYHNAPFIVSHFALFAGGSVTGMTKFDAEEALRLIDRHRLEWINFVPTMMHRIWSLPEDVRNRYDVSSLKTVFHMAAPMPAWLKEKWIEWLGPEKIFELYGGTERQGRTVISGTEWLAHKGSVGKADPTACGLRIIGEDGNDVPQGETGEVYFMPADGVGTSYHYLGAAPKRRTDGWESIGDVGQLDADGYLYLGDRLTDMILRGGANIYPAEVEAAVVAHPDVHSSIVVGLPDPELGNRIHAIIEINPGVDAQAVVDSMPALLADLLSRNKHPESYEVSTVTLRDDSGKTRRTLLRDERLAWLKAGQEFRLRAKSGVKSSD, from the coding sequence ATGCTGATTCCCCTCGCCGACGTGCCGCGCTGGTATGCCGAACGCAAGCCCGGCGACACCATCGCGGTCCGCCATGGCGCACAGGGCCTGACATGGGAGCAGCTTGAACGCGGCGCCAACCGGCGGGCGCATGCCTTCGCCGCCCGCGGTGTCAAGGCCGGGGATTTCGTTGCCATCGGCCTGCCCAACAGCAATGCGTTCTATGAGACGAGTTTTGCGATCTGGAAACTGGGCGCGACGCCGACGTCGCTGTCGCACCGGCTGCCGCGCGGCGAGGCCGCGGCCATTCTGGACATCCTCAAACCCGCGCTGGTGGTCGGCGGCGAGCCGGACTGGAACGCGCCAAATTCCGTCCCGCAGGATTTTGTCCCCGAAGGCGCCTCGGACGAGCCGCTGGATCGTCCGGTGGCGCGCTACTGGAAGGCGATGACCAGCGGCGGCTCGACCGGCCGCCCCAAGGTGATCCTCGATCACCAGCCGGCGGTGACCGACACCGCGGTGGCGCCGCCGCTGCAGATGCAGATCGGCGCCGCGCTGCTCAATCCGGGGCCGCTGTATCACAACGCGCCGTTCATCGTGTCGCACTTCGCCCTGTTCGCGGGGGGCAGCGTTACCGGCATGACCAAATTCGACGCCGAGGAGGCGCTGCGCCTGATCGATCGCCACAGGCTCGAATGGATCAACTTCGTGCCGACCATGATGCACCGGATCTGGTCGCTGCCGGAGGACGTGCGAAATCGTTATGACGTCTCCAGCCTGAAGACCGTGTTCCACATGGCCGCACCGATGCCGGCATGGCTGAAGGAAAAATGGATCGAGTGGCTGGGCCCGGAAAAAATCTTCGAGCTCTATGGCGGCACCGAGCGCCAGGGCCGCACGGTGATCTCCGGCACGGAATGGCTCGCCCACAAGGGTTCGGTCGGCAAAGCCGACCCCACAGCTTGCGGATTGCGCATCATCGGCGAGGACGGCAACGACGTGCCGCAGGGCGAGACCGGCGAGGTGTATTTCATGCCGGCCGACGGCGTCGGCACCAGCTATCACTATCTCGGTGCCGCGCCAAAGCGCCGCACTGACGGTTGGGAATCGATCGGCGACGTCGGGCAGCTGGACGCGGACGGCTATCTTTATCTCGGCGATCGGTTGACCGACATGATCCTGCGCGGCGGCGCCAACATTTACCCCGCGGAAGTGGAAGCCGCGGTGGTGGCGCACCCGGATGTGCATTCGAGCATTGTGGTGGGATTGCCCGATCCCGAACTCGGCAACCGCATCCACGCCATCATCGAGATCAATCCGGGCGTCGATGCGCAGGCCGTGGTCGACAGCATGCCGGCGCTGCTCGCGGACCTGCTCAGCCGCAACAAGCACCCGGAAAGCTACGAGGTCTCGACGGTCACCTTGCGCGACGATTCCGGCAAGACTCGCCGCACCCTGTTGCGCGACGAACGGCTGGCCTGGCTGAAGGCGGGACAGGAATTCCGCCTGCGCGCCAAGAGCGGGGTCAAATCGTCCGATTGA
- a CDS encoding cyclase family protein produces the protein MFRTFVVSLSAAVLVTVAPAGAQDWTKSKWGPNDEIGAANYLSPEIVVKAAGLIKTGKVYGLGIETNSKTPAFPPRSFKVLVLQPGQSGGSGLGPSKTTYNDDIIEGWVGVGSQIDGLGHIGVDWTYYNGNKSTDFAAADGLKKLGIEKVPPIVTRGVLLDMAGYLNTDIVKEGTAFNVAEIEGAAKKQGIEIRQGDVVLFHTGWISLIGKDDKRYNTGEPGLGVEGAKYLVGKGVVAVGADTWGLEVVPFESQNVFEVHQILLPRSGTYILENMNTGPLAADKAYEFLFALGTPKVTGAVQGIINPVAIR, from the coding sequence ATGTTCAGGACATTCGTCGTCAGTCTGTCTGCCGCTGTGCTCGTCACCGTTGCGCCTGCCGGTGCGCAGGACTGGACCAAATCGAAATGGGGTCCGAACGATGAGATCGGAGCTGCCAACTATCTCTCGCCAGAGATCGTGGTGAAAGCGGCCGGCCTGATCAAGACCGGCAAGGTGTATGGTCTCGGCATCGAGACCAATTCCAAGACCCCGGCGTTTCCGCCCCGCAGCTTCAAGGTGTTGGTACTGCAGCCGGGGCAGTCCGGTGGCTCTGGCCTCGGGCCGAGCAAGACCACTTACAATGACGATATCATCGAAGGTTGGGTCGGCGTCGGCAGCCAGATCGACGGGCTCGGCCATATCGGTGTCGACTGGACCTACTACAACGGCAACAAGTCGACTGACTTCGCCGCCGCCGACGGCTTGAAAAAGCTCGGCATCGAGAAGGTCCCGCCGATCGTCACCCGCGGCGTGCTGCTGGACATGGCGGGATATCTCAATACGGACATCGTCAAGGAAGGCACCGCGTTCAATGTCGCGGAAATCGAAGGTGCGGCGAAGAAGCAGGGCATCGAGATCCGCCAGGGCGACGTGGTGTTGTTTCACACCGGCTGGATCAGCCTGATCGGCAAGGATGACAAGCGCTACAACACCGGCGAGCCGGGTCTCGGGGTCGAGGGCGCGAAGTATCTGGTCGGCAAGGGTGTGGTAGCGGTCGGCGCCGACACCTGGGGGCTCGAGGTGGTTCCGTTCGAATCCCAGAACGTGTTCGAGGTGCACCAGATCCTGCTGCCGAGGTCGGGCACCTATATCCTTGAAAACATGAACACCGGTCCGCTGGCGGCGGACAAGGCCTATGAATTCCTGTTTGCGCTGGGCACGCCAAAGGTCACCGGCGCCGTGCAGGGCATCATCAATCCGGTGGCGATCCGCTGA
- a CDS encoding VOC family protein — protein sequence MSTPITGLDHITLLTSDIARAISDYETLLGHGVAWRARSDGAETAIFTLANTSLELMAPAGDGPVGDRVRASLDQQGEGLASSCFRVSDADRMFRRLTQLQLQPEPVAEAHSDNLIDGASLHWRRTRAAQAVTHGVKLFFLQRADERPLSQPSHPAPVTGLDHLVISTADAERAAALYGARLGLDMRLDLIRPDWGVHLMFFRCGDLIVEIAQRLSDQAALPADRFMGLSWRVADAQATRARLADAGFDVSDVRPGRKPKTQIFTVRNRTAGVATLVIQPPPAAAGARGGEAVVEG from the coding sequence ATGTCGACGCCGATCACGGGCCTCGATCACATCACGCTGCTGACATCGGACATCGCCCGCGCCATCAGCGACTATGAAACGCTGCTCGGCCATGGCGTGGCCTGGCGTGCGCGCAGCGACGGTGCGGAGACGGCGATCTTCACGCTGGCCAACACCTCGCTCGAACTGATGGCGCCCGCGGGCGACGGCCCGGTCGGCGATCGCGTGCGCGCATCGCTTGACCAGCAGGGCGAAGGGCTCGCCAGCAGCTGCTTTCGCGTGTCCGACGCGGATCGCATGTTCCGCCGCCTGACCCAGTTGCAGCTGCAGCCCGAGCCGGTGGCCGAGGCCCACAGCGATAACTTGATCGACGGCGCATCGCTGCACTGGCGGCGCACCCGCGCGGCCCAGGCGGTTACGCACGGCGTCAAACTGTTCTTCCTGCAGCGTGCCGACGAGCGGCCGCTGTCGCAGCCGTCACATCCGGCGCCGGTGACCGGCCTCGATCATCTGGTGATCTCGACCGCGGATGCCGAGCGCGCGGCGGCGCTCTATGGCGCGCGCCTCGGTCTCGACATGCGGCTGGATCTGATCCGGCCCGATTGGGGCGTCCACCTGATGTTCTTCCGCTGCGGCGACCTGATTGTCGAGATCGCGCAGCGGCTCAGTGATCAGGCGGCTTTGCCCGCCGACCGGTTCATGGGCTTGAGCTGGCGTGTGGCGGACGCGCAGGCGACGCGAGCCCGTCTGGCCGACGCCGGCTTCGACGTCTCGGACGTGCGCCCCGGACGCAAGCCGAAGACCCAGATCTTCACCGTGCGCAATCGCACGGCGGGTGTGGCCACACTGGTGATCCAGCCGCCGCCAGCGGCTGCTGGTGCGCGCGGTGGCGAGGCCGTGGTCGAGGGTTGA
- a CDS encoding aldehyde reductase: protein MPETVLVTGGTGFVAGWCIVELLQRGYRVRTTVRSSAKQTAVRLAVAQAHEFDDKLSFAIADLTRDEGWDAAMVGIDYVLHVASPLGNNTPRQAETLIAPAREGTLRVLRAATRAGVKRVVMTSAAAAARPPHRTDDVSDEAVWTDPADRTFDAYRLSKILAERAAWDFMASHGGTTEFTTILPGAVFGPVLSKDNLGSVQIIDRLLQGRPPGLPRLGFWIVDVRDLADLHIRAMTAPPAAGQRFLAAGDFMWMQDVAQTLRSKLGAKAAQVPTRRMPDVVFKMMALVIPQLRMFTPELGRKLNLSTAKARQLLGFAPRSAQATIVACAESLLVN, encoded by the coding sequence ATGCCAGAGACAGTGCTGGTGACCGGTGGAACAGGCTTCGTTGCCGGCTGGTGCATCGTCGAACTGCTGCAGCGCGGTTATCGCGTCCGCACCACCGTGCGCAGTTCGGCCAAGCAGACCGCCGTGCGCCTTGCCGTCGCACAGGCTCATGAGTTCGACGACAAACTGAGCTTCGCGATTGCGGACCTGACCCGGGACGAGGGATGGGATGCCGCCATGGTTGGCATAGACTACGTGCTGCATGTCGCCTCCCCGCTCGGCAACAATACGCCACGGCAGGCCGAGACGCTGATCGCGCCGGCGCGCGAAGGCACACTGCGCGTGCTGCGTGCCGCCACCAGGGCCGGCGTCAAACGCGTGGTGATGACATCGGCCGCGGCGGCCGCGCGGCCCCCGCATCGCACTGATGATGTCAGCGATGAAGCCGTATGGACCGATCCCGCCGATCGGACCTTCGATGCCTACCGGCTGTCGAAGATTCTCGCCGAACGGGCCGCCTGGGATTTCATGGCCAGCCACGGCGGCACGACCGAATTCACCACCATCCTTCCCGGTGCGGTGTTCGGCCCGGTGCTGAGCAAGGACAATCTGGGCTCGGTACAGATCATCGACCGTTTGCTGCAGGGCCGCCCGCCCGGCCTGCCGCGGCTGGGGTTCTGGATCGTCGACGTCCGCGACCTGGCCGACCTGCACATCCGCGCCATGACCGCGCCGCCGGCCGCCGGTCAGCGTTTCCTCGCCGCCGGCGACTTCATGTGGATGCAGGATGTCGCGCAGACCCTGCGCAGCAAACTCGGCGCCAAGGCCGCGCAAGTGCCGACCCGGCGCATGCCGGATGTCGTCTTCAAGATGATGGCCCTGGTGATCCCGCAGTTGCGGATGTTCACGCCCGAGCTCGGCCGCAAGCTGAACCTCTCCACCGCCAAGGCACGCCAGCTGCTCGGCTTCGCGCCGCGTTCCGCCCAGGCAACGATCGTGGCTTGCGCGGAAAGCCTGTTGGTGAATTGA
- a CDS encoding alpha/beta hydrolase, with product MIRWIKRALVALVAAVAIGYPLAGWSSEQLDDAARANLLSSGQARQFVTLPMGTMHVRISGPVNGPPVLLIHGGMVGGYGFQNWQKPLADAGFRIIVPDLFGYGFSDRPDTPYTRQFYVDQLAQLLDTLGTRTPVHVVGASMGGAIATAFTASFPARVRSVALMAPAGGGRVAVVNGALLWPVIGDVAFRMFGSSYSRDVIAKAYANSPAREPMMAWMAAQTRYRGYAEGLLNNLRNYDAAWQPEDYAALGRSGLPVLAVWGTADTVNPFDQSRVLARHVPQMKIVPLEGKGHAITYGETDAVLAAVIPFFRAAGRPGS from the coding sequence ATGATCAGATGGATAAAGAGAGCGCTGGTCGCGCTCGTGGCCGCCGTCGCCATCGGTTATCCGCTCGCCGGCTGGTCGAGCGAACAGCTCGACGACGCGGCGCGTGCGAACCTGCTGAGCAGCGGACAGGCGCGGCAGTTCGTGACACTGCCGATGGGGACCATGCACGTGCGGATCTCGGGACCCGTCAACGGCCCGCCGGTTCTGCTCATTCACGGCGGCATGGTCGGCGGCTACGGTTTCCAGAATTGGCAGAAGCCGCTGGCGGACGCCGGTTTCCGCATCATCGTGCCCGACCTCTTCGGTTACGGCTTCTCCGATCGGCCGGACACACCGTACACACGTCAGTTCTATGTCGACCAGCTGGCCCAGCTGCTTGACACGCTCGGGACCAGGACACCGGTCCATGTGGTCGGCGCGTCGATGGGCGGTGCGATCGCGACCGCCTTCACGGCGTCCTTTCCGGCGCGCGTTCGATCAGTGGCGCTGATGGCACCGGCGGGCGGCGGCCGCGTAGCGGTGGTGAACGGCGCGCTGCTCTGGCCCGTGATCGGCGATGTCGCCTTTCGGATGTTCGGCAGCTCCTATTCACGCGACGTGATCGCGAAAGCCTATGCCAACTCGCCCGCACGCGAGCCCATGATGGCGTGGATGGCCGCGCAGACCCGTTATCGCGGCTACGCCGAGGGGCTTCTCAACAACCTGCGCAATTATGATGCCGCCTGGCAGCCTGAGGACTATGCGGCGCTCGGCCGATCGGGTCTGCCCGTGCTCGCCGTGTGGGGCACCGCCGACACCGTCAACCCGTTCGACCAATCGCGCGTGCTGGCGCGCCATGTGCCGCAGATGAAAATCGTCCCCCTCGAGGGCAAGGGGCACGCCATCACCTATGGCGAAACCGATGCCGTGCTCGCCGCCGTCATTCCGTTTTTCCGGGCGGCGGGTCGGCCGGGATCATAA
- a CDS encoding DUF3108 domain-containing protein: MAGRDSGGQRRLGRRDRRGSVHGVRRWRLERIAFSGGKGTGVAQGRVVNGQLVPVSFVSTYASDKKSSTRIQFAGGNVMEASIEPEPEPVPDRIALTDAHRRGVVDPMTALLLQVPGTADLVSREACTSGSAIFNGQMRFDLRFEFKRLETAKTKGYQGPAVVCAVYFTPIAGHVPDRPGIKYAATQRDMEVWLAPIAGTRVLVPCRVRAPTPLGLAVLEATQFVSTATVRTAAKVQ, encoded by the coding sequence GTGGCTGGCCGGGATTCCGGTGGCCAGAGGCGCCTGGGTCGTCGAGATCGCCGAGGATCGGTTCACGGCGTCCGCCGATGGCGGCTCGAGCGGATTGCGTTTTCCGGCGGCAAGGGCACCGGCGTTGCCCAGGGACGCGTCGTCAACGGTCAGCTCGTCCCCGTCAGCTTCGTGTCGACATACGCATCCGATAAAAAATCGAGCACGCGCATTCAGTTCGCCGGCGGCAACGTGATGGAAGCGTCGATCGAACCGGAGCCCGAGCCTGTGCCCGATCGCATCGCGTTGACCGATGCGCATCGCCGCGGTGTCGTCGATCCCATGACGGCGCTGTTGCTGCAGGTGCCGGGCACCGCCGATCTGGTGAGCCGGGAGGCCTGCACATCCGGCAGCGCGATCTTCAACGGGCAGATGCGGTTTGATCTGCGCTTCGAATTCAAGCGGTTAGAGACCGCCAAGACCAAGGGTTATCAGGGACCTGCGGTGGTCTGCGCCGTCTATTTCACGCCGATCGCGGGACACGTGCCCGATCGTCCCGGCATCAAATACGCCGCGACCCAGCGCGATATGGAGGTCTGGCTGGCGCCGATCGCCGGCACGCGTGTACTCGTGCCCTGCAGGGTTCGGGCGCCGACCCCGCTGGGGTTGGCCGTGCTCGAAGCCACGCAGTTCGTGTCGACGGCGACGGTGCGCACGGCGGCCAAGGTTCAGTAA
- a CDS encoding DUF4863 family protein gives MGHREDLIQRSVPFLAEVKDMTPSAAMEKWLNTTYGVDSALYQDLARLIKQGVQEGWAANVEVGGPNYRRSRIQEPSAETFHFSITAVYMDSKDPQAFRDDHDDDVLRGDYHGHPYGELNLVVPLTEGAELKGLQGWQGAGWTAPDPGSRHFPEVRGGAVIALFYLPAGRISYDFKPPA, from the coding sequence ATGGGACACCGCGAAGACCTGATCCAGCGCAGCGTTCCGTTTCTCGCCGAGGTCAAGGACATGACGCCGAGCGCCGCGATGGAGAAATGGCTTAACACCACATACGGCGTGGACAGCGCGCTCTACCAGGACCTGGCGCGCTTGATCAAACAGGGTGTGCAGGAGGGATGGGCGGCCAATGTCGAGGTGGGCGGGCCGAACTACCGGCGCAGCCGCATCCAGGAGCCGTCCGCCGAGACATTCCACTTCAGCATCACCGCTGTCTACATGGACAGCAAGGATCCGCAGGCGTTCAGGGACGACCACGATGACGATGTGCTGCGCGGGGACTATCACGGCCATCCCTACGGCGAACTGAACCTGGTGGTTCCGCTCACTGAGGGCGCCGAACTCAAGGGCCTGCAGGGCTGGCAGGGCGCCGGATGGACGGCGCCCGATCCGGGCAGCCGCCATTTTCCCGAAGTGCGCGGCGGCGCGGTGATCGCGCTGTTCTATTTGCCGGCGGGCCGCATTTCCTATGACTTCAAGCCGCCGGCCTGA
- a CDS encoding nitroreductase, producing MPAGQQEMTRADAPVVTHGPDSHAVDSVIRRRFANRRYARRPVSQQMITDILEVARFTPSGANIQPWRVYVLAGPEKDKVSQALLRAHTDERDQHASEYAYYSPELPEPYLSRRNEFGRIFYGSLGIAQSDLAARAGQTAKNYGFFGAPVGLLLTIDRRLATGSWLDLGMFIQTVMIAAGARGLQTCPQETFAKYHRPLRELLPISAEEMVVCGISMGFAEEADTRGLMPKVAVGEFTTFVGFADATEGDPSWDTAKT from the coding sequence ATGCCCGCTGGTCAGCAAGAAATGACGCGCGCCGACGCGCCTGTGGTGACGCACGGCCCCGATTCGCACGCCGTCGACAGCGTGATCAGGCGTCGCTTCGCCAACCGCCGGTACGCGCGCCGTCCGGTGTCGCAGCAGATGATCACGGACATTCTCGAGGTCGCTCGATTCACCCCCAGCGGCGCGAACATCCAGCCATGGCGCGTCTATGTTCTCGCCGGTCCCGAAAAGGACAAAGTCTCGCAGGCGCTGCTGCGGGCGCATACCGACGAACGCGACCAGCACGCATCGGAGTATGCGTATTATTCGCCCGAGCTGCCGGAGCCTTATTTGAGCCGGCGCAACGAATTCGGCCGTATCTTCTATGGCTCACTCGGTATCGCGCAGTCCGATCTCGCGGCACGTGCCGGACAGACCGCGAAGAATTACGGCTTCTTCGGCGCCCCGGTCGGGCTGCTCCTGACCATCGACCGAAGGCTCGCAACCGGAAGCTGGCTCGATCTCGGCATGTTCATCCAGACCGTGATGATAGCCGCGGGCGCGCGCGGATTGCAGACCTGCCCACAGGAGACGTTCGCGAAGTATCACCGACCACTGCGGGAATTGCTGCCGATCTCCGCCGAGGAAATGGTGGTCTGCGGCATCTCGATGGGGTTTGCCGAAGAGGCCGATACCCGCGGCCTGATGCCGAAAGTGGCGGTCGGCGAGTTCACAACATTTGTCGGCTTCGCCGACGCGACTGAAGGAGACCCATCATGGGACACCGCGAAGACCTGA
- a CDS encoding ABC transporter substrate-binding protein, which produces MAGHRMIGAAIGFALLPWISAGDLAAQPAPPALKIGVLTDMSSLYADNGGQGSVVAAQMAVDDFGGTVLGRRIEVVAGDHQNKADVGSAITRRWIDNDQVEAILDVPNSAVALAVQGITREKQKLFLATGAATSRLTGDACSPTGIHWTYDTYALAQGTTRAVSKLGVKSWFFLSADYSLGTQLEADSRSVIAAEGGKVVGAVRAPINTADFSSFLLQAQASGADVISFANAGGDFINSVKQAGEFGLSGGRQKLVGLLVFIADIHSLGLKSAQGLILSSAFYWDLNDETRAWSKRFIDRTQKVPTMIHAGTYGAVMHYLKAIASAGTIDGPAVARRMKDTPVNDFMTRNGRIREDGRLVRDMYLFKVKSPEQSRYRFDYYSTLATIPGDDAFRAMENGECPLVSKK; this is translated from the coding sequence ATGGCAGGGCATCGGATGATTGGCGCGGCGATCGGTTTCGCCCTTCTGCCGTGGATATCCGCCGGCGATCTTGCCGCGCAACCGGCTCCGCCGGCGCTGAAGATCGGCGTGCTGACCGACATGTCGTCGCTCTACGCAGACAACGGCGGCCAGGGCTCGGTGGTGGCGGCGCAAATGGCTGTCGATGATTTCGGCGGCACGGTGCTGGGGCGCCGGATCGAGGTCGTGGCCGGCGACCACCAGAACAAGGCCGATGTGGGCAGCGCGATCACCCGCCGCTGGATCGACAACGATCAGGTGGAAGCGATCCTGGACGTGCCCAATTCGGCGGTGGCGCTAGCGGTGCAGGGCATCACGCGGGAGAAGCAGAAGCTGTTCCTGGCCACAGGCGCCGCCACCTCGCGGCTGACCGGCGATGCCTGCTCGCCCACCGGCATCCACTGGACCTACGACACTTATGCGCTGGCCCAGGGCACGACGCGCGCGGTGTCGAAGCTTGGCGTGAAAAGCTGGTTTTTCCTGTCAGCGGACTATTCGCTCGGCACCCAGCTGGAGGCCGACAGTCGCAGCGTGATCGCGGCCGAGGGCGGCAAGGTTGTCGGCGCGGTGCGGGCGCCGATCAACACCGCGGACTTTTCCTCTTTCCTGCTGCAGGCCCAGGCCTCGGGGGCGGACGTGATCTCGTTCGCCAATGCCGGCGGCGACTTCATCAATTCGGTCAAGCAGGCCGGCGAGTTCGGTTTGTCCGGTGGCCGCCAGAAGCTGGTGGGGCTGCTGGTGTTCATTGCCGACATTCACAGTCTCGGCCTGAAGAGCGCACAGGGCCTGATCCTCAGCTCGGCGTTCTACTGGGACCTGAACGACGAGACGCGGGCGTGGTCGAAGCGCTTCATCGACCGCACCCAGAAGGTGCCCACCATGATCCATGCCGGCACCTACGGCGCCGTGATGCACTACCTCAAGGCGATCGCAAGCGCCGGCACGATCGACGGACCGGCAGTGGCGCGCAGGATGAAGGACACGCCCGTCAACGATTTCATGACCCGCAACGGCAGGATACGCGAGGACGGCCGGCTGGTCCGCGACATGTATCTGTTCAAGGTCAAATCGCCGGAGCAGTCCAGATACCGCTTCGACTATTACAGCACTCTCGCCACGATCCCCGGCGATGATGCCTTCAGAGCGATGGAGAACGGTGAATGCCCGCTGGTCAGCAAGAAATGA